From the genome of Solanum stenotomum isolate F172 chromosome 5, ASM1918654v1, whole genome shotgun sequence:
GCCtgtagcccacgtacttgtgggttgggccgaccgttttctggcccacaccaaaaatgggctagcccggCCTGACCCGTAAAATGTCAAAGCCTGTATGGGTTAGCCCGGATGGGGTaggctagcccatattgacagctctatgtacaatagttaaataaatatgtacaaatattaaattcaGAATTCAATCATTAGCATTTAACATTAGaaaaaatttagagaaatctcaccttttaatttacttattaccattatcccctataaattttacaaatatccaaaatccctcatttttgcgcatcagattagtgtatctcacgcatcagattagtgtatcatgtataaaatataatgtattttacttaatgattaatgtatctcgcgcatcagattaatatatcagcgcttatattattgtatccgtttgagggatttctgtaattataaacttttaaggaataaattgtaattttaccttaaaagtatgtgatttctgtaatttgcccttaaaattattattataaaattcaaaactcataaaattaaaattgtgacTTAACTACTTATTTAATTTAGGTATTATTTCACTTATGCTAGTTGAGAAACGAAAGTCCATAAAACTCAATTTGGCCCTTCTCactttcacaattttttagcaggagtaagaattttttttattttttattttcatatcatAGCAAAATATGATTCAACTTAATTATCAAATCCCACGGACGATGCATAATTTTTCACCTTATACGATGAGTATGTTTGATACAAATATAACACAAAACAGCTGAACCAATACAAAAGGCAAGTAAAAATAACCGGCCCGGGAAGTGACGTCACTTTCCGGCGCCGGGAATGTCGTATTacaagaaaaactaaaaatcatGAAGGAACAATAACAGTACGCATCATATCCTTGAACTCGAAGAAATCAACGCGACCATCATGATCCTGATCAACTGACGAAATCATCATCTCCACTCTATCAATTTCACTTCCTTCCGGCAATCCCAATTTCTCTAGCACCACCTGCAATTCCTTCGCCGATATGAATCCATCGCCGTTCTCATCGAAAACATCAAACGCTTCTTTCAGATCCGATTCATCCTGTGTCGGATCCGGATTCAACCCGAGCTTATCTTCACATGTTGACCCGAAGAAAACGTCGTTCAGAGATCGATGCAAAGCTTCGAAATCTTCGAATCTAAGACCAGTGTTTTCTGGTTTGATGTGTAATTTCACCATGGATTCAATTTCTGATAGATCGGCGTCTAATCCAAGCAGGTTAAGTGCTTGGCTGAGTTCTTCAACGCTGATCAAACAATCGTGGTTTCTATCGAACACATCGAAGATTCGACGAAGACGAATGGAATTCAGACTCGGGCTTCGGAGACGGAACGACGATGAGGAAGAAGGCTTGAGTTTTCCCCGGGTAAGCCTTTGTTTAAATTCATCCTTATTCTCATCTTGCACGGATCCCATCGGACTTGTTTTAGACGATCGAATCGATTGAAATTAGTGTCGTATTTCTTCAGATTTTCAGAAAAAATGAAAGTAAACTTGTTAGATCTTAGACGAGGTTTTGGAGATGAAGAAAATGTGAGTAAATATAGTGGTTTAGTTTGCAGAAGTAGTTAACAGAGTGGAGATATAGGAAGCTGGATTTTGACAGATGGAAATGATGGGTGGGCGGggcattaaaattaaaaatgggAGTAGGCAACgcataattaattaaagattcCCGCGCATTTGACTTGTCCCATGTGTTACGCGTATTAATAGCGAACATGGCGCAAATAGTACCTCATGTTGGATGTTATTTTAATTGATCTGTCTCTGAATATGTTAAATTGACAATCCTattaataagatatttattattgttttaatcTTTAACAATTTATTTTCAGTTTAATCGATAAGAAAATGCTCATATAATATCATGTATGCATGATGTTCATAAAATTAAACTAGTAACAAAAGTAGAAGTACTACACAAATTTTTGCATTGATCAATTTTGTTTAACATAGAATTGATCAAATTCCttctaaaaactaaataaattgcaaaaataagattagttatttttctttcttttttttatgacaagaaaAATTCGCAGTCGCTACCcattgggtgcgcacagggtgaAATTTCTGCtcttatgcaatagctcgcaaaccacataagagaggtaacccgcactaggcaagcccgggctcaacccagaaggcaaacccttTGCTTTCGCTAGCaagggtttcgaacttgagacctccaacatagAAGTCTCAAGCCCAAATTACTAGGTCACCCTGAAGGGTAGATTAGTTGTTTTTCTTTGTCACAATCAAATCTAAAATTGAGAAGAGAGACGTCAATACTAGTTTGTATCGAGAATAGAGAAGGTGTCGTAATATAGAGGAACAACGGCTAGTTCATGTTGCCTAAGGCCGAAAGTAATACTAAATTTTAGGAAATAAGGTTGGTAAAATATTAAAGTCAC
Proteins encoded in this window:
- the LOC125866397 gene encoding calcium-binding protein CAST, whose translation is MGSVQDENKDEFKQRLTRGKLKPSSSSSFRLRSPSLNSIRLRRIFDVFDRNHDCLISVEELSQALNLLGLDADLSEIESMVKLHIKPENTGLRFEDFEALHRSLNDVFFGSTCEDKLGLNPDPTQDESDLKEAFDVFDENGDGFISAKELQVVLEKLGLPEGSEIDRVEMMISSVDQDHDGRVDFFEFKDMMRTVIVPS